CTGCTTCGAGGGCGGCGTCGAAAGCTGCCTTGATCTCGGCACCATTGTCGAGGGAGTCGAGTCCGCTGTAGATTGCGGCAAGGCCATTTTCGCCGTTGAGGCCAGCTGCGTTGAGTTGGTCACCGTAGGCGGCAAAGACGTCGGCAAAGTAGGCGCGGACAACGTGTCCGAAGATGATGGGGTCGGATACCTTCATCATGGTTGCTTTAAGGTGGGCGGAGAACAAAACGTTCTCATCCTTGGCGCGCTGTACCTGCTCGGCGAGGAAGGCGTCGAGAGCCTTGGCGGACAGGAAGGTGCCGTCGATGACTTCGCCTTCGAGAACCTTAAGGCCATCTTTGAGGATGGTTTCGGTGCCGTCGGTGGCGATGTGCTTGATGGTGAGGGTGTCTGCAGCAGGCATGATGACGGACTTCTCGTTGTGGCGGAAGTCGTTTGCGTCCATGGTGGCTACGTTGGTCTTGGAGTCAGCGGACCAAACACCCATCTTGTGAGGGTTCTTCTTGGCAAAGTTCTTCACAGCGATGGGGGCGCGGCGGTCGGAGTTGCCCTCACGAAGTACTGGGTTGACGGCAGAGCCCTTGACGGCATCGTAACGCGCACGGATGTCTTTTTCCTCATCGGTGGCTGGGGAGTCTGGGTACTCCGGAAGTGCGAAGCCCTGTGCTTTGAGTTCTGCAATGGCTGCTTTGAGCTGTGGCACGGATGCCGAAATATTAGGAAGCTTAATGATGTTTGCTTCTGGGGTCTTGGCCAGCTCGCCGAGCTCTGCAAGTGCGTCGTCGACCTTCTGATCCTCGCTGAGGTAATCAGGGAACTGAGCAAGAATACGGCCCGCGAGGGAAATATCGCGAGTTTCAACCTCGATGCCGGCGGTGGAAGCGAAGGCTTCGACGACGGGCTTCAGGGAGTACGTAGCAAGCAACGGTGCTTCGTCGGTGCGGGTGTAAATGATTTTCGCCATGAGTCTCCTCGTTCATCAGGTATTCATTGGGCTCGTAGTACAACCGACAAGAATACCTGTTACCCAGCACTTTTTCAGTCTTCAGCTGCAAAAAACGCCCTTAGCTGGGCTTTGAGTATGGGGCAGCGGGGGTAAAAACAGTACAAGCGTCCTGTTTCACGGGTGTTGTTGCGCGCTACAACGTGGGGTATGGGGGACGCTAATCAGGGAAACATGCAAACGCTGTTAAGGTATCTCGTCGTGCTTGTCAACCACCTCAATCAAAGAAAACCTGTACCTCGTCAAACAGAGATCACTCATCGTCACCGACTCATCGCCATGTTGGCGTTGGCGCTCGGCGGATTTGGTATCGGTGTTACCGAATTCGTCTCCATGGGCTTGCTTAGCCTCATTGCCGAAGACTTCAATGTGGCGGAGTCTACTGCCGGTCACGTGATTACCGCCTATGCGATGGGCGTGGTCGTCGGTGCGCCCGTCATCACCGCTTTTACCGGAATGATTCCGCGCCGACGTCTACTGATTTTGTTGATGATTGCCTTTACAATCGGCAACGCGTTGACAGTCTTTACCACTTCTTATCCTGTGCTGATGGCTGCACGCTTTTTAGCTGGCTTGCCGCACGGTGCGTTTTTCTCCGTAGCGGGCCTTGCAGTGGCGTCGATGGCCCCTGAAGGACAACGTGGCCGCGCCCTCGCTTTTGTCGGCATGGGATTGCCCGTGGCAACTGTGGTCGGTGTACCCGCTGTTCAAGCTTTGGGATTTGCTACCACGTGGAAAGCCGCGTACGTGGTGGTCACCATCATCGGTGCTATTACCTTGGCATTGTTGTGGACCCTCATGCCGCACATGTCCAAGATGAAACCCACGAGCCCACTCACAGAACTCGGTGCGTTAAAGAATGGCCAAGTCTGGGCATCACTGCTGATCGGTTCGGTGGGCTTCGGCGGAATGTTTGCCGTGTATACCTATATTTCTTGGACAATGACGCAGCGCGCGGGTGTGCCTGAGGCGCTCATGTGGATCGTGCTGATGGCGTACGGACTTGGCATGATTGCGGGCAATTTTATCGGCGGACGCCTTTCCGACTGGAGTGTGGAATACGGAATTCTTACTGCCCTTATCTGCATTGTGCTCACCTTGGTGAGTTTCTACTTCACCAGTGCCTATGCGTGGATCGCCATCATCAACTTTGCTCTTGTGGGTCTTTCCGGCTCGATGCTCATTCCATCTCTTCAGATCAGGCTCATGGATGTTGCAGGTCGTGCGCAGACCCTAGCTGCCGCACTCAACCACTCGGCGCTTAACATCGCGAATGCTTGTGGCGCACTGCTTGGCGGTGTGGTTATCAGCGCAGGATATAGCTATTCTGCTCCTGCTCTTGCTGGTGCTGCTTTAGGTTGTGCCGCCATCATCATTTGGATTCCAGCGCATATCACGCGCAGTAAACAAGAACGCAAACAGCACAGCTAGGATGACCAGCATGCAAATTACAACAGTTAACGTCAATGGAATTCGTGCTGCCGTCAAGCAGCGTAGCGACGCCAACCGCGGCATGCTTCCTTGGCTAGAACAGTCCGGTTCCGATGTCGTCTTGCTGCAAGAGATTCGTGCTTCGGAAAAAGATTCTCTTACTGCTTTGGCACCTGCCCTCGATGCCGGATGGCACTATGTTGGCGCTCCTGCTGCTGCCAAAGGCCGCGCCGGGGTGGGTATTTTAAGTCGCCAGCCACTGCGTGATGTTCAGGTGGGGTTGGAAGGATTCGTCGATTCTGGCCGGTACATCCAAGCAACACTGTCTGATCCTGATGCAGTTCATGACGTGGTGGTAGCGTCGCTCTACTTGCCTTCTGGCTCTGCCGATACTGATAAGCAAGACGAGAAATACCGTTTCCTTGATGTGTTCGGTCCGTTTCTTGAGCAAGCGGCGCAGGATAATCCGCACATGGTAGTCGGTGGTGATTGGAACATTTGTCACCGCATGCAAGATCTGAAGAATTGGAAAACGAACCGAAAGAAGTCTGGCTTCCTTCCAGATGAACGCGCCTTTATGGATTCGGTATTTGGTGTTTTCCCTGATTCTGAAAGCCAGGTATCCGATGCTGGCGAATGGGCAGGGGCGGTGGAATACACCTCGGAGCAGCGTCGCACGCCGGCTGAAGATCCGAAATGGTTTGATGTGGCGCGTCGATTAGCACCCGAGGATGCTGCCTATACTTGGTGGACCTACCGTGGTCAGGCGTTTGATACGAATGCGGGTTGGCGTATCGATTATCAAGCAGCAACTTCTGCGATGCTGAAGCGCGCGACCCGGTGCTGGGTCGATAAAGCAGCAGCATATGATTTGAGGTGGTCGGATCATTCACCTTTGACGGTGGTGTATTCCTAAACTCGGACCTGGCGTGGCGCCTTATCGCACAGACTGGTTCACAGGCTGTAGACGCGGATGGGGGCTAAGGTCAGACACCTCGTTTCGATTAATTTTGGTTGCGGTAGTACTGTCAGTGCGTCGACGTTGACAATAGAATCAGGAGCAGTTACATCATGCGAATTTCTGGAATCATCGCCCTTGTTGTCGGTATCGTTGCCGTCCTAGGCGGTTATTTCTTAACCGGTAACAATGACGTTGCAGGTATGCTTGGCGGCATCCTTATGGGCATAGGCGGTGCAACGACCATTGGTGGCCTCATCGCTATTGTGGCTCCACGCCCTCGTATACAGTAGGAATTCTGCTCAAAGAATTCTTCCACGGTGAGCCAGAGGCATCAGTCCAGCGCACACTGTCGACCGTCTTCCTTACGATCCATTTGTGGAAACCCACAGCGGATCTGTACAGAAAGACGGTTTTGTATTGCATCAACAGGTGGGGTCGTATTGCTCGTGTGTTGCGGCTGCGCTGTAGGATGTTCTTCATGACTGCAACCGTGCAAGAAAATACGCAGAAGAAGCAACGTGTGCTGTCGGGAATTCAACCAACAGCCGACTCGTATCACCTAGGAAACTATTTGGGTGCTCTGAAGCAGTGGATCGACCTTCAGGACAACTACGAGGCGTTTTACTTCATCCCTGATCTGCACGCCATCACGGTTGATCAAGTTCCCCGTGAACTGCGAGAACGTACCATCGCTGGTGCTGCACAGCTTTTAGCCTTGGGTATTGATCCTCACAAGAGCACCCTCTTTGTGCAGTCTCACGTTCCGGAGCACGCTGAGCTTGGTTGGGTTCTTACGTGCTTGACTGGTTTCGGTGAAGCGAGCCGCATGACACAGTTCAAGGACAAGTCCGCCAAGCGAGGTGCGGATCGTACCTCCGCAGGTCTGTTCACCTATCCCATGTTGATGGCTGCGGATATTCTGCTTTACCGTCCACAGTTTGTGCCGGTGGGCGAGGACCAACGCCAGCACTTGGAGCTCACTCGTACGCTTGCTGAGCGTTTTAACTCTCGTTTCAAGAAGACCTTCGTGGTGCCAGATGGCATTATTCCTGAGGGTGCTGCCAAGATTTATGATCTTCAAGATCCCACCTCCAAGATGAGCAAGTCGGGCTCGAACCCCAAGGGCTTGATCAATCTTCTCGACGACCCCAAGATATCTGCGAAGCGCATTCGCTCTGCTGTGACCGACAACGACGGCGAGATCCGCTTTGATAAGGAAAACAAGCCTGGTGTGTCCAACCTGCTGGTCATTCAGTCAGCACTGACGGGCAAGAGCATCGACTCGCTTGTCGACGCCTACCAAGGCCAGGGTTACGGCGCCTTGAAGGTCGACACCGCCGACGCCCTCGAGGCCTTCGTTACACCTTTGAAAGCTCAGTACGACATGTACATGTCTGACCGCGCTGAGCTGGAAAAAGTGTTGGCTCTTGGCGCCGAAAAAGCTCGCGAGATTGCATCGCGCACGCTTGCAGACGCCTACGAACACATCGGTTTTTTACCGCCAAAGCGCTAAAACGCTGACAATTACAACTTTGCAACGATCCGGCTGCTTCGCCACTATGAGGCAGCCGGATTGCTGTTTCTGCCTATAGTCTGGATGAAGTCCCCAGCTCACAATGATTTAAAAAGGCAGAAATTCTTATGGCGTCTCGAGGCTCAGGAAAAATCTCAGCGAACACCGTTGTGCCCGCATCATCGCGTGCCGCACACCAACGTGAGAGCATTCGCGCCATGTCCACCCGCCAAAATCGCAACAAGACAGACGAGTTCGGCATTGAACGATCAACCGCCGACGACCCCGGGATCGTCGACAAGCTGCGTCTTAAGTGGGGGTGGTTTGACCATCTCATGCGTATGAATGAGCGGTACAGCCAAGAAGGCGGTAACCAGTACTCCGCGGGCATTACTTATTTTTCTGTGTTGTCGATGTTCCCAATCCTCATGCTGGTGATGGCCGCGGCAGCAACTATCCTTGCTCGCCAGCCAGAAACACTGCAGCAATTACAGGAAAGAATCACCGATTCTGTCGACGCTTCCATCGCCGACACTCTCAAAGAAATCCTCGATACCGCCATCAGTCAACGCGGTGCCATGTTCGGCATCGGTGGCCTTACCGCCTTGTGGTCCGGTCTAAGCTGGATGTCGCACCTGCGCTACGGGGCGTCGAAAATGTGGCGCTACCCAGTCACTGGCGATAACTTTGCGAAAACAAAATTCCAAGATTTCCTAGGGTTTCTCGGCCTGCTTGTGGCCATGGGCATCGCGCTGGGCATCACTGCTATCGGCTCCTCCGGCCTGACTACGCAGCTTATCGACGCTATCGAGCTTGCCGACGTCCCCGGTATCTTCCTTCTCACATTCGTCATCTCCTTGGTTGTGGGACTCATCGCCAACTTCTGCGTATTCCTCTGGCTTATCAAATACCTTCCCCGTGGCGAAGTCCCCGCCAAATCAGCGTTGGAAGCCGCAGGCATCGGTGCTGTGCTCTTCGAGATCTTCAAGCAGCTCGCATCGCAATTCTTCTCCAACGCATTAAGCAACCCCGCAGGAGCTACCTTCGGCCCCATCATTGGACTCATGGTTTTGCTCTACTTCATCTGGCGCATCCTTATGTACTGCTGCGCTTGGGCTGCAACCACCGCGGAATCCCTCGCCATTGCCAAACTCGAGCCGCCAGCACCAGCCGTCATCCGCGTTCGCGAAGAAATCCGCACCGGCGGCGATAAAGGCAAAGGCATTGGAATCGGCCTCGCCGGTGCTGCAGCTGCGACTGCCTTGCTGTCACTTTGGAAGCGCAAGTAACTCCCAACGACCCCTAGAATTCGCCTGATTCAACCAAAATAAAAACAACCCCCTAGGTACGCAGACGATGACGCACATCGGCTCCGTACCTAGGGGGTTTCTGTTTTAACCTTCCACACGATCTTCACGTTTACCGAACATCCACGCTAGTGCCCCAAGCACCACCAGCGCTGCCAACGCACCCAGAATCACAAAGCGAGGGGTCGTATCGCGGTTATCAGAAGGATTAGTAAACGACGGGCGTGAGAGTTCTTTTGGTTGCGATTCTTCGGAAGGAATCGTCGATTCCTTCCGAAGAATCGACCCTACTGCTTGGTTTTCGGCGACTTTGTAGCCAGCGTCGATAAGCTTGTTGGCTTGTTCCCATGGACGTCCGAGGTCGATGGTGGTGTCGAGGATGACGGCGGCGATGCGGCGACCGTTGATGTTTTTCGCGCCGACGAAGGTGTGGTGGGCGTCGTCAGTAAAACCGGTTTTACCGCCGATGCCGTGTTCGGTGTTCATGAGGATGCCGTTGTCATTCCAGACTTGGAACGTTGTGCCGGTTTTATCGGCGGGAAGTTCTGAGTATTCCTTTTTCACGGTGTCTGCGAAGACGGGGTTTTGCCATGCTGCTTGATAGATCACAGCAAGGTCGCGCACAGAAGTGGACATGCCTTGGGCATCGAGGCCCGTGTACGAGGCGGCGTGCGTGTCGACGGTTCCCAATTCTTGCGCAAGATCATTGATCTTTTTGATGGTGGTGTCTTCGCCGCCGAGGGCGCGTGCGAGTGCACTGGCGGCATCGTTTCCGCTGCCGAGGAGTAGTCCGTCGAGTAGTTGTTGGACGGAATAGTCGATTCCTTCCACAAATCCGACGGCGGAACCTTCTTGGTTAACGTCGTCGTTGGTAACGGTTACTTTTTTCGAAAGATCGAGTTCGTCGATTGCGACGAGTGCGATGAGGGCTTTGATGACGGATGCTGGTCGGTATCGTCCGTGGGGATCTTTGGTAGCGATGACATCACCGGTGTCGAGATCGAAGACCATCCACGCAGATGCGGTATTGGTGGGTACCTCGAAGCCGGTTGCTTTTGTGATCCCACAGCTACCAAATTCGTTGTCGACAGTAGGAAGAGGTGCGATTGAAGTACGGCCTGGTTGGAGTTTTTCTGAGGTTGTTTCAGCCGATGGTGGAGTAGTGGCGTTGTCGCATTTGTCAGTGTTGGGTGCGGAGGAACGCGGCGCGGGATCAGCTGATGCTGGTGCCATGGATACGCTAAGGACGGTAGGGGTGAATGTTGCAGTGAAGGCGGTCAGCGTGATGAGGGTTTTTGGCACACGTTTCATACTTATGATGGTGCCGTGGCTTAAGGTGTAGTTCATGTATGACACCCCTATTTTCCGTTCAGAATTTAAAGTAATTTCGCATGAGTTGATTCACGCACTACCGAAAGTGATTCTCGGCGAGTCTGGTGACGCTGCTTATATGCAGTCGCGGGTGCAGCAACTGGCGGATGACCACGTGGCATATTTTGAGTGCACGGTGCCGCATGAGGATATTGATCGTGCGATTTCTGTCGCCGAACAAGCTCCTTTTACCGTGGGAGTGGTGGAAAGAATCGACGATTCTTCCCAGTACACAGACCGTTCGCAGACACCTGTCGTCGTGGGCTTTTCGACGCAATCCACTGAGGTAGCCGCTGTTTTGAGAGAGAACCTTGTTCCTTTTGAGCTCGATGGCAGCGTCGCCGATCAGGTTCGTGTGGGTGCTAGTCGCATAGTTCACGGCATTGGTTTGTTTGAGGATTTTCGTTTCGAAGATGACGATATTGTCCCAGGAAAGCTTTCGTCATGGGTTCGCGATCGTGATTATCCAGTACTTGTGGAGCCATTTGCTGATCTTGAAAATGGTGAAGTGGCAGAGCTCGCGGATCATCCGTTGCCGTTGATGTCTAAGTTGGGGTACCGGACAGCATCGTCGATTCTTTCCACAGATCGTCTTTTGGAATTGACGGAGTACTTGGAATTACAGATCGAGGATCTATTCGAGTTGACTCAAGATGCCGTGGCAGTGTCGTTGTTGCCGCAGCCGCTGCGGGTGCAGTTGTGGGAAGAGTTGGTTTTCCCTGTTTTTGAGCAGCTTGGTGAGGATTTTGCTGATGATTTCACAGGAGATGCTACAGAAAGCGCGACTGAGCAAAGCTCTGAGCGTGAGCATGCAGATCATGTGCATACCGATCACCGTCATGGTGAGGTTGCAGGTTTAGAAGGTGTGGATCCGCAGTTTCTAGATGCGATGGGTATTGAATTCGATGATCTAGACCTGTAAGCGACCTGTAAGCGACTGGGATGGGCTTTCCTTTCATAGAAATTTCCCCATGAGTTGGCCTGAGAAAAAGCAGGCACCGACTCATGGGGATTAGTCCAGCCGCGGTTATCGCGGCTATAAGTCCAGCGGAGTGCTTAGAATTTGCTGAATCGTTTGGTCAGCATTTTCTCCATTTCGGCCCAGCTCTCGGAGTGCTCGGTAAATGGTGGGGTGGGGGTGTAGCCGGAGACTCGGGTGGATCCGATCATGTAGGAGATATAGTCTTGCATGCGGGGGTTGGTAAGGAAGTAGGAGTTGAGGGAGTCGTCGGCTGCCCAGTCGGCTGCGTCGGCGAGGAGTTCGTAGGCGCGGGCCATTTGAGCGGTGTCTACGGCTTCGATGCTGGTGTTGATGTCTCGGGTGAGGCCATTGAATGAGTAGACATTGTCGGGGTGGACGGTGATATCGAGTTCGCCGGCGTTGACGGGGACCATGAGGTCTTCCCATGTGGATACGCGTGCGAGGTCGTGGTCGTCATGTTCGACGAGCCAGCGCATGAGGGACTTTCCGGAGTTGAAGGTGAAGATTTCTCCGTACTTTCCAAGGAACACCGGTTGTGCTTCCACGTAGGTGCGCAAGGTATAGAGGGTGCGGCCGTCGATGGAGATCTTGATGGGGTCTATGCCGGCAGCTGCCCATGGGGTGGCGTCGTAGGGGTCGACTTTTTCGGCGTCGGCTTTTTTCTTTTCTTCTTCGGCGATGCGGCGCTGCTCTGCTTCGGCGGTGGCGGCGTCGATACGCGCGGCTGCGGCGCTAATGGCCTCGGCGTTTCCGTCAGTGTGGACGGTGATCACACTGTCGAGAGCGTCGATGACGTTATTCCAGCTTGTCAAGACGATGCGTCCGATACCGGTCCATTCGCTGAGGCCGGAGTCGCCGGTGAAGTGGTCGCCACCACGCTCAGTGTTCATGAGGATGGAGTGTGAGGAGAAGAAGCTTTGTACTGGGATGGTGGCGGTCACATCGCCGAGGCTGCGTGCGATGGCGAAGCAGCGTGCTACTGCAGAGACGTTGGTGTGACTCGGACGTTCTGCGAGTAGCGCAGGGATGCCGATGAGGTCGTATTCTTGGCGATCGGTGGGCACGACGCGATCGTCGGCGCCGGCCATGAAGGCACCCCACTTGGGGTGGTCGCTGAGGTCGTGGCGCGCGCCGGATTCGATGTAGGCGAGGACTGCTGCGGGGGATTCGAATACGTAAAGGTCGTCCCCGCTGCCGAGAAACGCCTGCCACTCGGCGCCATGTTCGCGCCATTGTGGTGCCCAGAGAGTGTAAAAGTCGCCCTCGGTCAGTGAGATTTTGACGGGTACGATTCCTTTGTTAGCCATGGCTATGTATCTTAGCGGGTCTACGCGGTGGGTCGGAAGTAACCTTTAAACGGCATTCCCATGTTGGTGGTTCTGATGGGGTTAAGAGCGACGGGGTCTCCTGCTTCGATGATGTTGCCGTTGCCGGCGTACATGGCGACGTGGCCGTCCCAGACGAGCAGATCGCCTGGTTGGAGTTGTTCACGGGCGATAGGCGTGCCGACGTTTTGTTGTTCGGCGAGTCGGGGCAGCTCAACGCCTGCTTGTCGCCATGCCCATTGGGTAAATCCGGAGCAGTCAAATCCGGCGAGTGTTGTTCCGCCCCAAAGGTAGGGGGTGCCGAGGGCGCTCATGGCGGCGTCGACGGCGCGTTGTCCGAGGTGAGAAGCGGGTGGGGCTGGCGGTGGCGGGAGTTCGCCTCGCGTATCGACGCCCCCATCTGCTACCGAGAGCAGTGTCATGGTGGCGTGGGTGAGGTTTTTATTGGCTAGGTCGAGACGTGCGAATGCTAGATCGATGTATTTGCTGGGTAGGGCTGCAAGCTCGGCATGGGCTGCGAGGGCGGATCCCGGCATGGGACTAAAAAGTTTAGGGAATATCCGTGCTGCCTCGTTAAGAAAGTCGGTGGCCATGTGCCCGAGTTCTGCGCGGAGGTTATCTATTTCGTGGAGTGCTTGGGGGATGACGCCGCGTGCACGGTGTGCGTCGGCGGCTAGGGTTTGTGCTGCGTGGGTAAGCGGTGTGGTGGTGCCAAAGGCGTGCGTGATGAGGTCGACGGTGGGAAACGATGGGGTATCGGGGATAGCAAGGTTGAGCTGTGGGGGTGCGAGTGTGGCCAACATGGAAACCACACCGGGGAGGTTAATCACAGGGTGTCCTCTCGTCGGGCAGTATCGGCATCGATGTCTTCGGCGTGCTGGAGCAGATGGTGAGCGGTGGTGGCTAGTTCTTCTGCTTGGTGGCAGTGCTCGGTTGCACGCGTGATCAAGGATGTAACGCAGCGGTTATAGGCGCTGAGAAAGTCGCCAATTCCGGCGCAATCCGAGGCGATGTCGTGGTGTTCGCTGGGCGGGTGCGTGGCTTCGTCGATAAGCGTGCGCAGCCATTGGTGCATGAGAGGTACGTCGATGGTGATGTGAGAGTCCATATATGTTTAGACGTAATGAGTGTGGGTTCTGGTTCCCACGCATTCCGGCGCTACGATGGCTGGTATGGAAATTCGGATCGTCGACCACCCCCTGGCAGCTTCACGCCTTACCATCATGCGCGATAAGCGCACTAACAATGCGGGATTCCGTGCTGCGCTTGCAGATCTCGGCGCCATGCTCGTGTATGAGGCGTCTCGTGATCTCGCAATTGAGCAGTTCCCAGTCAGCACTCCTGTTGCTGATACGCAGGGGACTCGTTTGCAGGATCCTCCCATTATCGTGCCGATTATTCGTGCCGGTTTAGGCATGGTAGATCCAGCGTTGTCGATGATCCCTGATGCCCAGGTGGGCTTTATTGGCATGGCGCGTGATGAGGCTACGCATCAGCCTGTTCCTTATCTTGAAGCGTTGCCTGACGATCTCAGTGGTCGCACCGTGTTCTGCGTGGATCCGATGCTAGCTACGGGTGGTTCTTTGCTGCACGCCATTAAGCTGCTGGCGGATCGTGGCGCTACCGATATCACCGCTATTTGTATGGTGTCAGCTCAGGAGGGTGTTGATGCCTTGGCTGAGTCGGGTCTGCCTTGCCGTTTGGTCACGGCCACCATTGACCCCGAGCTTAACGACGACGCCTACATTGTGCCTGGCCTAGGTGATGCTGGTGATCGTCTCTACGGGCCACGAAACATCGACCTCTAAAACTGCTTCGTAGCGTCTCATAGTCGTTTCCCCTGCTTGTCGTAGCCATGTGATTGCGCATGGCCCGCGGCTGGCATGGGGGATTTTTATTATGCGCGACCACCGTCCAATATCATAAGATTTTATTTATTTACAGTGCTTTGCCCAATATATTGGGCGGACGTTGTCCACTGTATTGGGCACATTTGAGCGCATGAATGAAGGTTGGACGCAGTGGCCCAGTTATGGCCACGCCTTTGGGGTGCGGCTGCATAAACTTCGGCGACTGCGTGGTCTTACCCAAGACGGACTTGCAGAAATCGCCAACTTAAGTCGCAACCAAATCTCTAACCTCGAACGCAACGAAAATAGCGCAACCAAAAGCTCCGATCCCACGATGTCGACAATCTATCGGCTAGCGCGCGCACTTCACGTTCCGCCGGCCGCGCTCATGCCGGCAGTAGGGGATTACGTCACTGACATTTGCCAAGACACGGGACACGAGCTGCCCATCGACATTGCATGGCCTACCAGCAGCCAAGACACCCAAAAGTTCTCCATTCAGTATCGCTACCGC
The sequence above is drawn from the Corynebacterium rouxii genome and encodes:
- a CDS encoding helix-turn-helix domain-containing protein, whose amino-acid sequence is MNEGWTQWPSYGHAFGVRLHKLRRLRGLTQDGLAEIANLSRNQISNLERNENSATKSSDPTMSTIYRLARALHVPPAALMPAVGDYVTDICQDTGHELPIDIAWPTSSQDTQKFSIQYRYRYWDEQSPLFDDEDWDDDHADDPDFGIAVMPGASDNNDADTTKGGEDTEDTENTEDRGDVDKRDDDPLN
- a CDS encoding exodeoxyribonuclease III, coding for MQITTVNVNGIRAAVKQRSDANRGMLPWLEQSGSDVVLLQEIRASEKDSLTALAPALDAGWHYVGAPAAAKGRAGVGILSRQPLRDVQVGLEGFVDSGRYIQATLSDPDAVHDVVVASLYLPSGSADTDKQDEKYRFLDVFGPFLEQAAQDNPHMVVGGDWNICHRMQDLKNWKTNRKKSGFLPDERAFMDSVFGVFPDSESQVSDAGEWAGAVEYTSEQRRTPAEDPKWFDVARRLAPEDAAYTWWTYRGQAFDTNAGWRIDYQAATSAMLKRATRCWVDKAAAYDLRWSDHSPLTVVYS
- the upp gene encoding uracil phosphoribosyltransferase, which codes for MEIRIVDHPLAASRLTIMRDKRTNNAGFRAALADLGAMLVYEASRDLAIEQFPVSTPVADTQGTRLQDPPIIVPIIRAGLGMVDPALSMIPDAQVGFIGMARDEATHQPVPYLEALPDDLSGRTVFCVDPMLATGGSLLHAIKLLADRGATDITAICMVSAQEGVDALAESGLPCRLVTATIDPELNDDAYIVPGLGDAGDRLYGPRNIDL
- a CDS encoding MFS transporter, with translation MQTLLRYLVVLVNHLNQRKPVPRQTEITHRHRLIAMLALALGGFGIGVTEFVSMGLLSLIAEDFNVAESTAGHVITAYAMGVVVGAPVITAFTGMIPRRRLLILLMIAFTIGNALTVFTTSYPVLMAARFLAGLPHGAFFSVAGLAVASMAPEGQRGRALAFVGMGLPVATVVGVPAVQALGFATTWKAAYVVVTIIGAITLALLWTLMPHMSKMKPTSPLTELGALKNGQVWASLLIGSVGFGGMFAVYTYISWTMTQRAGVPEALMWIVLMAYGLGMIAGNFIGGRLSDWSVEYGILTALICIVLTLVSFYFTSAYAWIAIINFALVGLSGSMLIPSLQIRLMDVAGRAQTLAAALNHSALNIANACGALLGGVVISAGYSYSAPALAGAALGCAAIIIWIPAHITRSKQERKQHS
- a CDS encoding YhjD/YihY/BrkB family envelope integrity protein, whose amino-acid sequence is MASRGSGKISANTVVPASSRAAHQRESIRAMSTRQNRNKTDEFGIERSTADDPGIVDKLRLKWGWFDHLMRMNERYSQEGGNQYSAGITYFSVLSMFPILMLVMAAAATILARQPETLQQLQERITDSVDASIADTLKEILDTAISQRGAMFGIGGLTALWSGLSWMSHLRYGASKMWRYPVTGDNFAKTKFQDFLGFLGLLVAMGIALGITAIGSSGLTTQLIDAIELADVPGIFLLTFVISLVVGLIANFCVFLWLIKYLPRGEVPAKSALEAAGIGAVLFEIFKQLASQFFSNALSNPAGATFGPIIGLMVLLYFIWRILMYCCAWAATTAESLAIAKLEPPAPAVIRVREEIRTGGDKGKGIGIGLAGAAAATALLSLWKRK
- a CDS encoding C40 family peptidase — protein: MINLPGVVSMLATLAPPQLNLAIPDTPSFPTVDLITHAFGTTTPLTHAAQTLAADAHRARGVIPQALHEIDNLRAELGHMATDFLNEAARIFPKLFSPMPGSALAAHAELAALPSKYIDLAFARLDLANKNLTHATMTLLSVADGGVDTRGELPPPPAPPASHLGQRAVDAAMSALGTPYLWGGTTLAGFDCSGFTQWAWRQAGVELPRLAEQQNVGTPIAREQLQPGDLLVWDGHVAMYAGNGNIIEAGDPVALNPIRTTNMGMPFKGYFRPTA
- a CDS encoding D-alanyl-D-alanine carboxypeptidase family protein, producing MNYTLSHGTIISMKRVPKTLITLTAFTATFTPTVLSVSMAPASADPAPRSSAPNTDKCDNATTPPSAETTSEKLQPGRTSIAPLPTVDNEFGSCGITKATGFEVPTNTASAWMVFDLDTGDVIATKDPHGRYRPASVIKALIALVAIDELDLSKKVTVTNDDVNQEGSAVGFVEGIDYSVQQLLDGLLLGSGNDAASALARALGGEDTTIKKINDLAQELGTVDTHAASYTGLDAQGMSTSVRDLAVIYQAAWQNPVFADTVKKEYSELPADKTGTTFQVWNDNGILMNTEHGIGGKTGFTDDAHHTFVGAKNINGRRIAAVILDTTIDLGRPWEQANKLIDAGYKVAENQAVGSILRKESTIPSEESQPKELSRPSFTNPSDNRDTTPRFVILGALAALVVLGALAWMFGKREDRVEG
- the trpS gene encoding tryptophan--tRNA ligase, with translation MFFMTATVQENTQKKQRVLSGIQPTADSYHLGNYLGALKQWIDLQDNYEAFYFIPDLHAITVDQVPRELRERTIAGAAQLLALGIDPHKSTLFVQSHVPEHAELGWVLTCLTGFGEASRMTQFKDKSAKRGADRTSAGLFTYPMLMAADILLYRPQFVPVGEDQRQHLELTRTLAERFNSRFKKTFVVPDGIIPEGAAKIYDLQDPTSKMSKSGSNPKGLINLLDDPKISAKRIRSAVTDNDGEIRFDKENKPGVSNLLVIQSALTGKSIDSLVDAYQGQGYGALKVDTADALEAFVTPLKAQYDMYMSDRAELEKVLALGAEKAREIASRTLADAYEHIGFLPPKR